From one Streptomyces spiramyceticus genomic stretch:
- a CDS encoding phosphotransferase — protein MGPHVEWEELPDDVRQAVELRTGRVVAAEVVEEGLNCSTALVLDTERAGAVFLKGVLLTDSAGVGALTVEARVNTAVAGVGPRLLWAGIQAGGWYCLVFDYVDGCHADLSPGSPDLDSVALLLRRMQLLRAPALPFPQLAARFRAYLCPGEAGLLRGDHLLHTDANPHNILISDDGSASLVDWAMPALGPAWVDAAYTAVRLMESGIAPVRARAWLYGFESWKQADVKSVRTFIGVTCRHWDAVVGPDKARPSNQRFLQLIE, from the coding sequence ATGGGACCGCATGTCGAGTGGGAAGAACTTCCTGACGACGTTCGGCAGGCCGTTGAGCTGCGGACGGGCCGTGTGGTCGCGGCAGAGGTGGTCGAGGAAGGGCTCAACTGCTCGACCGCGCTCGTTCTGGACACTGAACGGGCCGGGGCCGTCTTCCTCAAGGGTGTACTTCTGACGGACAGCGCGGGGGTCGGCGCGCTGACGGTCGAAGCCCGGGTCAACACCGCTGTCGCGGGTGTCGGCCCCCGCCTTCTATGGGCGGGAATCCAGGCGGGTGGCTGGTACTGCCTCGTCTTCGACTACGTCGACGGCTGCCATGCGGACCTGAGCCCCGGATCGCCCGATCTGGATTCCGTGGCGCTTCTGTTGCGCAGGATGCAGCTGCTCAGGGCTCCGGCGTTGCCCTTTCCGCAGCTCGCAGCCAGATTCCGGGCGTACTTGTGTCCGGGGGAGGCTGGTCTGTTGCGTGGGGACCATCTGCTTCATACGGATGCCAACCCGCACAACATCCTGATCAGCGACGACGGCTCGGCCTCCCTGGTGGACTGGGCCATGCCCGCTCTCGGGCCCGCCTGGGTGGATGCGGCGTACACCGCCGTACGACTCATGGAGAGCGGGATCGCTCCCGTGCGTGCCAGGGCCTGGCTGTACGGCTTCGAAAGCTGGAAACAGGCGGATGTGAAGTCCGTACGGACATTCATCGGTGTGACGTGCAGGCACTGGGACGCCGTGGTCGGGCCGGACAAGGCGCGGCCGAGCAATCAGCGCTTTCTTCAACTCATCGAGTGA
- a CDS encoding ATP-binding protein: MAIGLKREVSEVARVRDELSRCLVAWRIPRAIDDTLLVANELVANALVHTAGDDIGLTATYGDGLLLVEVRDASDEPPSPVADAGLDVCGRGLAMVHALSSDWGWTRRAEGGKSTWALLAVRRAESPKRRVETREGCP, encoded by the coding sequence ATGGCCATAGGGCTGAAGCGCGAGGTGTCCGAAGTCGCGAGAGTCAGAGACGAGTTGTCGCGTTGCTTGGTGGCTTGGCGCATCCCCAGAGCCATCGACGACACGCTTCTGGTCGCGAACGAACTTGTCGCCAACGCTCTGGTGCATACCGCCGGAGACGACATCGGGCTGACCGCGACATACGGCGATGGACTGCTCCTCGTCGAGGTGCGGGATGCCAGTGATGAGCCGCCCAGTCCCGTCGCAGATGCGGGACTGGACGTATGCGGACGGGGGCTGGCGATGGTTCATGCGCTCAGCTCCGACTGGGGTTGGACGCGTCGCGCTGAGGGCGGCAAGAGCACCTGGGCGCTGCTGGCGGTGCGCCGTGCCGAGTCGCCGAAGCGCCGAGTAGAGACGAGGGAAGGGTGTCCCTGA